A single genomic interval of Cucumis sativus cultivar 9930 chromosome 5, Cucumber_9930_V3, whole genome shotgun sequence harbors:
- the LOC101215938 gene encoding uncharacterized protein LOC101215938 produces MAFQIEPSSEPHEQNPLTFITHLFHSSTSNFSTLFANPQSIPPFPFQSSSSKLCIPVAFPPSPKPPFLSHSGFHSIHYDLDSPKSAAVKGLSSSPNFDSGFPSTLRISGLNSDGKTGGPAFVGQVFSMCDLSGAGLMAVTSNMNIPFVSKRTEEWLKKMFSTITKSKRNAPIFRFFTDLGDAVTYVKRLNIPSAVVGVCRLDLAYEHFKEKPHLFQFIPNEKQVKAANKLLKGLPQNGGSKKIDGVPVFSAQNLDIAIATTNGIKWYTPYFFDKNMLDNILEESVDQHFHALIQTRRLQRRREIVDDNAAAEVLEEMGDSLLEPPEVQEVMDEMGNPGIPLSVISKVAEMQLLYTVDKVILGNRWLRKAVGIQPKFPYMVDSFERRSAASLLRIQESASGLTNSESVEETKELQCYSSSPLNTEDNREANQEPKQHSFNPFRNWFGHLWSKQRQRDDFSQERTKQNVQISPFLPKITMVGISTGDSGHTSKANLKKTMEDLTRELEHIDQGNAASHNEYEFNNEERDPLFVANVSHFSSGLSKAGSARWVRGND; encoded by the exons ATGGCTTTTCAGATTGAACCCTCCAGTGAACCCCACGAACAAAACCCACTTACTTTCATCACCcatctctttcattcttctacCTCAAATTTCTCAACCCTTTTCGCCAATCCTCAATCCATTCCCCCATTTCCCTTCCAATCCTCTTCTTCTAAGCTATGTATTCCAGTCGCATTCCCGCCCTCCCCAAAACCCCCTTTTCTTTCCCACTCAGGCTTTCACTCAATTCATTATGACCTCGATTCCCCCAAATCCGCGGCTGTAAAGGGTTTGTCGTCGTCGCCCAACTTTGACTCTGGTTTTCCGTCGACACTCAGGATTTCAGGCCTTAATTCCGATGGAAAAACTGGCGGCCCAGCGTTTGTTGGCCAGGTCTTCAGTATGTGCGACCTTTCTGGGGCTGGTCTTATGGCCGTTACGTCTAATATGAACATTCCTTTCGTTTCTAAGAG AACTGAAGAGTGGCTTAAGAAGATGTTCTCAACCATTACTAAGAGTAAAAGAAATGCCCCCATATTCCGCTTCTTTACTGATTTAGGTGATGCAG TTACATATGTTAAGCGACTAAATATTCCAAGTGCTGTGGTGGGGGTATGTCGTCTTGATTTAGCATACGAGCATTTCAAG GAAAAACCTCATCTGTTTCAGTTCATTCCGAATGAGAAACAA GTTAAAGCAGCAAACAAGCTTCTTAAAGGCCTACCTCAAAATGGTGGAAGCAAAAAGATTGATGGCGTTCCTGTGTTCAGTGCTCAGAACTTGGATATTGCAATAGCAACTACCAATGGGATAAAGTG GTACACTCcttatttttttgataaaaacatGCTCGATAATATTCTTGAAGAATCTGTTGATCAGCATTTTCATGCTTTAATCCAAACTCGGCGTTTGCAGCGCCGGAGGGAGATAGTTGATGATAATGCAGCAGCAGAAGTTCTTGAAGAGATGGGCGATAGTTTGTTGGAGCCTCCAGAG GTTCAAGAAGTGATGGATGAGATGGGCAATCCTGGAATACCCTTGAGTGTCATCTCTAAGGTTGCTGAAATGCAGCTCCTTTATACCGTTGATAAAGTAATTCTTGGAAATAGATGGTTGCGTAAAGCTGTTGGTATTCAACCCAAATTCCCTTACATGGTCGACTCATTTGAGAGAAG GAGTGCAGCTTCTCTCCTAAGAATCCAAGAGTCTGCTAGTGGTCTTACCAACTCTGAATCAGTGGAGGAAACCAAAGAGCTTCAGTGTTATAGTTCATCACCTCTCAACACTGAAGATAATAGGGAAGCCAATCAAGAACCTAAGCAGCATTCCTTCAATCCTTTTAGAAACTGGTTTGGTCATCTATGGTCAAAACAACGCCAAAGGGATGACTTCTCTCAGGAACgtacaaaacaaaatgtgCAGATAAGTCCCTTTCTCCCcaaaataacaatggtggGTATATCTACTGGTGACTCAGGGCACACGAGTAAAGCCAATTTAAAGAAGACAATGGAAGATTTGACTAGAGAACTAGAACATATAGATCAGGGAAATGCTGCTAGTCATAATGAGTATGAGTTCAACAATGAAGAAAGGGATCCATTATTTGTTGCAAATGTCAGTCATTTCTCCTCGGGCTTGTCAAAGGCAGGATCGGCACGGTGGGTTCGAGGAAATGATTAA
- the LOC101215695 gene encoding heavy metal-associated isoprenylated plant protein 39 — MKKVIVKLDVSDEKSKQKAMSVVSSLSGVNSISMDMKEKKLTVTGDVDPVVIVGKLRKICHTTIVSVGPEKEEKKPEPKKDEPKKEDPKKAAEEKKKEEQKLAELIKACQQYQAYNYLYCNPPVFYPPPRCISIEEDPNACVIC; from the exons ATGAAG AAAGTTATCGTGAAATTGGATGTTTCTGATGAAAAATCTAAGCAAAAAGCTATGAGTGTTGTGTCTAGCCTATCAg GAGTGAACTCGATCTCAATGGACATGAAAGAGAAGAAGCTGACAGTAACAGGAGATGTAGATCCAGTAGTGATTGTAGGcaaattaaggaaaatttgTCATACAACAATAGTTTCCGTTGGAccagagaaagaagagaagaaaccAGAACCAAAGAAAGATGAACCAAAGAAGGAAGATCCAAAAAAAGCAGCtgaggaaaagaagaaagaagaacaaaaacttGCTGAGCTCATCAAAGCTTGTCAACAATATCAAGCTTATAATTATCTCTATTGCAATCCACCAGTTTTCTACCCTCCTCCTAGATGCATTAGCATTGAAGAAGATCCAAATGCTTGtgttatttgttaa
- the LOC101215465 gene encoding protein REVEILLE 6 — MVSNNPNPSEGFYLDPSGMALPGLGPFATSMAASEDLSKKIRKPYTITKSRESWTEPEHDKFLEALQLFDRDWKKIEAFVGSKTVIQIRSHAQKYFLKVQKTGGGEHLPPPRPKRKASHPYPQKASKNVAMPSQVPGSLQSTSPPVESGYTIRPDSSSILTCPGPAGAVPSWTVNSVQPLNSAQVPTTANNCCSSTESPSKARPLVETIDQGSNNHSLRVLPDFSQVYRFIGSVFDPNASGHLQKLKRMDPIDVETVLLLMRNLSINLISPDFEDHKKLLSSYEIDSGPIRHGDMDKPIYIDDHKSNLVSN; from the exons atggtGTCTAATAATCCCAATCCCTCTGAGGGATTCTACTTAGATCCATCAGGAATGGCGTTACCGGGACTAGGACCGTTTGCCACCTCTATGGCAGCGTCTGAGGATTTGTCCAAGAAGATTCGTAAGCCTTACACAATTACCAAGTCTAGAGAGAGTTGGACTGAACCTGAGCACGACAAGTTCCTTGAAGCCCTTCAGCt ATTTGATCGCGACtggaagaaaattgaagctTTTGTTGGGTCAAAAACTGTTATACAG ATACGTAGTCATGCACAAAAGTACTTCTTAAAAGTTCAGAAAACTGGAGGTGGAGAGCATTTGCCCCCTCCACGACCAAAGAGGAAGGCTTCTCATCCATATCCTCAGAAGGCATCAAAAAATG TTGCCATGCCTTCTCAAGTGCCAGGGTCCTTGCAGTCAACTTCTCCTCCCGTAGAATCTGGATACACTATAAGGCCAGATTCATCTTCAATACTTACATGTCCGGGACCTGCTGGGGCTGTACCTTCCTGGACAGTGAACTCTGTCCAGCCACTCAATTCGGCTCAAG TGCCAACAACGGCAAATAATTGTTGCAGTAGTACTGAAAGCCCTTCAAAAGCCCGCCCTCTTGTTGAAACAATTGATCAAGGAAGTAACAATCATTCTCTTAGAG TTTTGCCAGATTTCTCACAGGTTTACAGATTCATTGGCAGTGTTTTTGACCCGAACGCTTCAGGTCATCTGCAAAAGTTGAAGAGGATGGACCCAATTGATGTCGAAACT GTTCTGCTGTTGATGAGAAACTTATCCATCAATCTGATCAGTCCTGATTTTGAGGATCAT AAAAAGTTGCTTTCATCCTATGAGATTGATTCAGGGCCAATTCGGCATGGCGATATGGATAAGCCCATCTATATCGATGATCATAAATCCAATTTGGTATCCAACTAG